The genomic segment GCCGCTGAGACGCCCGTCCCGATCCGCATAATCAAAAGCCAGATAACGCGAGTCGTTCATCGCCGTCTCAACAAGGCTCAACAAGCTGCGCAGCGACTCGTTTCCTTGATTGAGCGACAGATCGACTGCGAATTTCCCGCCCGCCGCCAGGTCGCTGCCGCCCTCGCGATGGATGGCATTCAGCTTCTCGAGGACGTAAGCCAGCTCTTTATGGCCGAACAACTGCCGGTAGCTTTTTAAACCGGCCGCCAACGTCTGTACGTCGCGCTGCGTGAAGAACGACTTGTCCACCTTATAAGCCTTCATCAGCCCGACGCCGCCCGTCGCGCCTTCGTGCGTATAGATCGGCAGTCCGGCGACGGTTAACGTATCGATATCGCGATAAATCGTTCTGCGGCTCACTTCCAGGCGCTCGGCCAATTCCCGGGCACTGATCCGGTCGCGCTCAAGCAAGATCAGGATCAACGCGATCAGGCGATCGATTTTCACCATGCCACCCCCGACTCAAGTATGCCATACAGGTGTCATAGTTGACAGCTTATGCTGAAGAGGTCATTCACACTCACCGATCAGGAGGCATCACCAATGAACAAGGTTAAAATCGAGAAAAAGCCCGCTTTTCGTCTCATCGGATTTAGAACGGTGCTCCAAGGCGGGACAAGCATCCACGCGCCGCAGTATTCGAACCAGAAGACGACTTTTTTCAAAAGCCAGATCGAAAACGGGCGGCTCGCCGGCATTCGCCCCCTTGCTGAAGGCCCCTATGGCTATGCCGCGGTCGCGTTGGAAGATGGCAGCGTCCGCTATTATGCGGGCGTTTCCTCCACTAAACCGTTGCCAGCAGGTGCAGATGAGCTACATTTCCCGGAAGGCGAGTATGTCGTGCTGTCGGGCCAAGGCGGATTGTCGCGCCTCGCCTTCGATCGGCTGGAGGATCAGGCCTTGGGCTCGCTCTTTACGGATGCATTCGAATACGAATATAACGGCGGGCCGATCGCGGAAGTGCTGCTGAACGGGAATCCGATGGACGCGGAAGTCGAGGTATGGGTGCCGGTGCGGAAAAAGTAAAAAGAAAAACCACATGGAGCCGATGCGCTCGCATGTGGTAAAGGTCATTCGCATTCATTCAAAAGTCACTTTTCAGAAGAAACTGCAACCGCTTGGGGTTCAACAGCAACAGCCTTGGCCACCGGTTTGGCAGCTTGAGCAGCAGCTGGCGCTGCAGTCGCTTGCGGAACGGCATGTACTTCGTCAGCCGGAGCCGTCTGGGGCACGGGTTTGGCAGCTTGGGCAACCGTCGGCGCTGCCGTCGCCTGCGGAACGGCATGTACTTCGTCAGATGGCGCCTCCGATGCTTGCGTAACGGCCGTCGGCGCAGCGGCCGGCGCGGCTGTTGCATGCGGCTCGCTTGCGGGACTCGCTGTCTCTTCGCCTTCGGCCGCAGCTGTCGGAACCGGTCCCGGCACTGTCGCCCCGGACGCAGCTGCGGTTGCAGTCAGCGCTTCTGCGGGTGCCGCTTCTTGTTGCGCGACTACGGTCGGCGTATTGTCCGAGGCCCAGACGGCCGCGGTCGTGCTGACCGCTGCAATCAAGAACACTGCGGACACGGTCAGAACCATCGTTTTCTTTTTCAATTTTTTCACGTTCAACATGAGCGTTAGTCTCCTTTTGAGTTGTTTACCGTCCCCCGATAAGGAGGCGCAGAACCGCGTCGGTAAATTCCCCGAGCCTGCCACGACGTTAAGCAGCGTGCTGCCATACCTTTTCCGCTCGGCATGGGACATGCCGACGACGACTTCCTCGTCGCAGGACAACTCGCTCCAGAGCTGAATCTCCTTGCGGAGCAGATGCGCCAGCGGGTTATACCAATGCAAGGCGCCGACGACCAGCGCGAGCGCCTTGACCCACAGGTCCTTCCGTTTCAGATGCATCAATTCGTGTCGGAGCACCATGTCCATGTCCAAATCCACGCCCGAGGCAAGCGCTTGAGGAAAATAGATCGTCGGCTGCCGCAAACCCGCCAGAACGGGACTTCGAACGATGGAGCTGCCGGCGAGCGCGACTTTGCTTTTTAAGCCGAGCTCTTCCTTGAGAAAAGATAGCCGTACGGCGGCCTCGCCGCGCTCCGGCAGATCGGTGCGCGAACGGGACAGCGCGACGGTGAACCTGCGATAATCGTACAGCTGCCGCGCCGCAAATCCGATCGCTCCGATCGCCCATATACTCAGGAAAATAAGGGCTGCACTGGCTGGAATGGTTCGCAAGGACATGAACGACTCCGGAATGAAGCCTGCTTGGGTGATGGACGTCGAATTCTGCACGGTGGTCGTGGTCGTATGAGCGTCGATCAGCGGAAAAATCCATGAAATGCCGGCCGCGACGGGCAGCAGGTATAACAAGATCGCGATTTTTTGAAGCCGATAACGCCACTTGGCAGGGAATATGTGGACAGGTACTTTTCGCAAAAACAATATGCAGGCGGTGACGACACTACCGGCTACGGCCAGCGTAAACAGCAATTCAAGCATCGTGTTCATCGGCAGCACCTACTTTTCTGAAAACCATTTTTTCAGATCGGCGATGTCTTGATCCGACAGCTTGTCACCGTCGTACATGGCCGCAATCAAGTTCTTCACGGAGCCTTGATACAACCCGTCCAGGACGTGCTGCGTCTCCAGCAGCTTGTAATCCTCGGGCGTAATACGCGGCATGTACTTGTTGGTCCTTCCATCCCTCGTCGCCTCAAGCGCGCCTTTTTCCACCAACCGCGATAAAAAAGTGGAGATGGTCTGCGCCTTCCACGCTCTTCCCTTTTGCGCAAACAGATGCAGTAGTTCCGTGGATGTGACCGGAGGCGTGCACGCCCAGATCGCTTCCATGAGCTCCATTTCCGTATCCGACAGCTTCTGAACCAGGGCCACTGGCAACACCTCATTCATCCATCATGCGTCCATGACGGCATCTATTACTACACTACGTAGTAATAATAAACTACTACATCGCGTAGTAGGTAGTCAAGTAAGGCGGCGATAACGTAAAAATCCCTTCCGCAC from the Cohnella hashimotonis genome contains:
- a CDS encoding helix-turn-helix transcriptional regulator, with product MKIDRLIALILILLERDRISARELAERLEVSRRTIYRDIDTLTVAGLPIYTHEGATGGVGLMKAYKVDKSFFTQRDVQTLAAGLKSYRQLFGHKELAYVLEKLNAIHREGGSDLAAGGKFAVDLSLNQGNESLRSLLSLVETAMNDSRYLAFDYADRDGRLSGRQVEPYQVVFKESSWYLQAFCVERADYRIFKLARMRGLQVLQDHFSPREFKPLPMDGGSWMNQDRVDVKIRIHRSVVDQVIERFGEAHVLEMGKDTCLATYPIVNNTFGYDKLLAFGDKCEVLEPPEVRAAFRAYLRGILGRYDE
- a CDS encoding effector binding domain-containing protein, whose amino-acid sequence is MNKVKIEKKPAFRLIGFRTVLQGGTSIHAPQYSNQKTTFFKSQIENGRLAGIRPLAEGPYGYAAVALEDGSVRYYAGVSSTKPLPAGADELHFPEGEYVVLSGQGGLSRLAFDRLEDQALGSLFTDAFEYEYNGGPIAEVLLNGNPMDAEVEVWVPVRKK
- a CDS encoding M56 family metallopeptidase, which codes for MNTMLELLFTLAVAGSVVTACILFLRKVPVHIFPAKWRYRLQKIAILLYLLPVAAGISWIFPLIDAHTTTTTVQNSTSITQAGFIPESFMSLRTIPASAALIFLSIWAIGAIGFAARQLYDYRRFTVALSRSRTDLPERGEAAVRLSFLKEELGLKSKVALAGSSIVRSPVLAGLRQPTIYFPQALASGVDLDMDMVLRHELMHLKRKDLWVKALALVVGALHWYNPLAHLLRKEIQLWSELSCDEEVVVGMSHAERKRYGSTLLNVVAGSGNLPTRFCASLSGDGKQLKRRLTLMLNVKKLKKKTMVLTVSAVFLIAAVSTTAAVWASDNTPTVVAQQEAAPAEALTATAAASGATVPGPVPTAAAEGEETASPASEPHATAAPAAAPTAVTQASEAPSDEVHAVPQATAAPTVAQAAKPVPQTAPADEVHAVPQATAAPAAAQAAKPVAKAVAVEPQAVAVSSEK
- a CDS encoding BlaI/MecI/CopY family transcriptional regulator; its protein translation is MALVQKLSDTEMELMEAIWACTPPVTSTELLHLFAQKGRAWKAQTISTFLSRLVEKGALEATRDGRTNKYMPRITPEDYKLLETQHVLDGLYQGSVKNLIAAMYDGDKLSDQDIADLKKWFSEK